The genomic interval AACTCGTTCGTCAACGACATCTTCGAGCGCATCGCGGGGGAGGCGTCTCGCCTGGCGCATTACAACAAGCGCTCGACCATCACGTCCCGGGAGATCCAGACGGCCGTGCGCCTGCTGCTGCCCGGGGAGCTGGCCAAGCACGCCGTGTCCGAGGGGACCAAGGCCGTCACCAAGTACACCAGTGCTAAGTAAACTTGTTAAAATTTAGCGGTGTTAAAACATCTACTCCCAAAGGCTCTTTTAAGAGCCACTTACGTTATCAATATTAGAGCTGTAAACACGTATTTGATCCAAGTTTGATGAGGGCTCCCATTACACCGAGTACACACAGCTGCGCCTCGCTGATAAAGAAGCCGGAAATGCTAGTGTCTTCGGTGAAGTAAAAGATGGCGCTTAAAGTGACGAGAGGTAAACTCGTGCAGAAAAAGGGATTTTAAGCTGTGAGAAGTGGCACCGCACCGCATTGGCTTTTTCAACTGTGTTTGATACTAGTAAATTTTCTCAATTGACCTAAAGTGTGTTTCTGTAGCCCAGCAATCTCATGCCTTTGTAGGAAATACGcagggcaggggggaggggagacCGGGAACTGCCCCAGGCCAGGGTCTGAGCTCAGTCACTTGGGCAGAATTTTGTTGTGTGGCGTGAGGCTACAAAACTATATATCCTAGTAATAAAGTTGTGTGGACCTTGAGTGAAAGGAAGTGCTGATGAACTTTGAGCTAAGTTGTGACCTGGTTAAATTTGTGATTTAGAAGTGGAAGCCAATTTCATAAGAGAATGATTTACTCTGATTAGGTTTCAgtgtatgtacataaatatacatatatactcactGTTCTAGTCTGAGGATACAGTGAGTGAACATCTGTAATGAGCTGCCTGCCTTCTTGGAAGTATGGAGGTTAGCAGGGTTAAATTGGAACTTTTCACACATACAGAGCATATGTTCATCTGTTGGTTCAAGTCATCCCCAAACATTTATGgattacattaatattttaagaagtatATCTACAAATGACTTTGAACACGAGTTCTAATCAATACACTGATACATATGTACCTGTGATCCTGTGATATATTAACATTTAATTTACACAAATCTAGGGCATTTTTATGCATATTTTCAAATGTGGAAAGTAATCTATAAAAAACCTGTTTTGCAGtgtaggggtttgaactcggggcctacgccttgagccactccaccagcccttttttgtgaagggtttttttctacATAGGTCTTGCAAggtatttgcccagggtggcttcgaaCTTtaatccttctgagtagctaggatttacaggcatgagccaccagcactcagcaaaAGTAtcttaattttcaaagaaaggagGATGAGGAGGGTTATAGGCCCGGGGAGAAGGAATGAGAAAtcgggaagggaaagagggaacaGTATAATTCGGACCTCCTGCAGTGTTTCCCAAGCAGCACAACTTTCACTCACCTGCCTATCTGCCTCTGACTTCGTTTTTATAGATAACAAGATCTGTATAGCCCTACTCTGATCTCAAATAGCTGATGGTAGAAAATTGTGCCAGTATGTACCATTGCTGATttgaatttcatggaaaagatggaaatttaggaaaaaaaccaaaaaaacttgtATCACTTATTAGCATGTTCTCGGATAAGTCTGCAGGAGTTGGCTAAAATACATAGTGATAATGAACTTCACCTGATTCAGGTTCATCTTATTCCTaaagattttaaagtttttttttttttttttaactttggcaCTCTTGATGGAATGCTGTTGTCATTAGTTCCAAGATTATCAACCATTTTTTGCAGACATACGTCATCTTGATTTTACAAAATTTGCCTTTAGATCTGTTTGCTCCAGTTCTAGAATTCTGAAAGTGTATTGTGTTTTAATAGAAAAACCTGTGTGGAAGGGAAGTCATAGATTTCACTTTTGCCTCATCTTTTATTTCAGGGAAGTTCAGTGCTGTTGTATACTGGGTTCTTTTGTCCAGCGGGAGACTTCaggcaaaataagaaaacagtaaaaaacaatagaaaattaattAGGGAAGAAACTTAGCATAACAGGATAAATTGAGGAGAAATggtgaaaaagaaacatttcttgttccccatgcaggaaatgggagtaaagactcaagcCGGCAGTTGTTATCTCTAGTGACATTTTCTAAGCTGGAGGAATACACGTGTTCATTAGGTATTGGATCTGAGTGGCTAAGATAGGTGTTGAAATTGGGAGATGTCAGTCAGGCCTactcaaaacacagggacaataggtgtgTTTTAGGACTCCCCTCTACCCATCCAACAAGACTTGCAGCTTGCTAACAtttcaaagaggaaggcagatatAGAAAGCCCCTCATATATCCCTGTCTTGTAATTTTGCCTCTAAAAGAAGGTGGGAAGGAGCTAGCTGCTttgactttttagtttttactttctagttTCAATGTCTGAGTGTGGccctttaaaatatacatattaaaataattttcctgtCTCCTCTACTATCTATCCTGCTTCACTCATCTCTCaatggctaactgctacctaacactTTCACCTGGATCTCATTTTGTTTCTCTGGATGACACAGAACTTAACAGCTGGAAGGAGTCAGAGTTAATTTTAAGATCAATGTTCTTTCACAAACAGCAAAACTGATGCTCAGAGCTTATATAATTGTGACAGGCATAACAAGATTTCAGTATGCCCTTGTTTCCTTTCCCCCACTACACCTGTTATTTCTGTCCTCTTTAGGAAATTTGACTTAATTTTGTTGATTTGACTTGAACAAAAataagcctttatttttattttttgtggcactggggtctgaactcagggcctcatgcttactaactaggtaggcactctaccacttcagccactcgcCAGCCAAATTGTACTTTTATGatcttttaaattatgaaaaagtTGAATGTGGTAAATTAACATCTCCTAAAATTACCTTTCTAATGAGCTTTAGAACAATTGTTTGATTCATAGCAATGCAATCTGGCAATTGTTACAGCCTCTTGAATAATATTTGCACAGAATAGTCACTGCTTCAGATTCTTCCATCCTGTGGAAACTATGAAGAGCTGTGAAACTGAAGTATGGAGGTTTATTTAACTACAGTTAATGAACTTGCAAGCAcatgttttgtttctcttataAGTGTCTTTAGTTCTAGTTTAAGTAAAAGAGGTCAAAAGACCTAAGAAAATGGCATGGCCTTGTCCCTCTGAGCTGAGAAAACCTTAGTCCTTATTAATGCAGAGTACCTAAAGCAACAAATTTCACAACTCCATGCTAATGAGAAGTGTAATACATTTCATCGAAGTACAACCGGGATATCACCTGAGGTGTGAGACTTCTTGTCTTCAGAAATAtgagtagaagaaaaagaattttgttttttttttttttctcattcttccttAGGCTTTCTTgcactaggatttttttttgttgtttctaaaaTATTCATGTTTGGGTCTGAAAGCTTAAAAACAGTTActctaacacatttttttctttagtaactacatttttgggggtggggagggggaactggggttgaatttgaactcagggttctgcGCTTGTAAAACGGCACTCTTATTACCATTTGGGTTCTGTGCTTGTAAAAcggcactcttaccatttgagccacactctcagttcactttgctctggtttatttcggagatggggtctcttgaaatatttccccagctggcctggaacttcagcCTTTCTGaattcagtctctcaagtagcttggattacagaagtgagccactggtgcccagttctaGCAACTACATTTTTAACAAGgtcaaaaaacaaccaaaaaacccaaacaggtGAAACTTTAATATGTTCAATTTGACCCAGTATaccaaaaatattatttcagcATGTAAACAATTAACACAAAATTAAGTGgatattttgaatttgttttcgaCTCTAAAATCTGTTATTTTACACTTTTACAATCCATTATAATTCTAAATTCTCTTAAATTGTCATGGGTAGTGACACTTGTATTTAGATTAGAATGAAACTTGCAAGTTCTTAAATTTAGTTGGAGAAACTAGATTCGATTGTTCCAAGCACACTTGAAGACTGAAACGAATTGAATCCAGTacccatttaaaatataaactagtTAAAATTAAGCATTCACTTTTCTCGGTCGCATGCCACTTTTCTCTAGGAAAATAGCACAAGGGGGTTTCATGTCAAAAACTCATATTCAGAGTGTATTTTGAGTAACTTTCCccctctttcaaaaatatttgggtttctttatgctatttCCAAATGTATATTTGATCCACCGCGCATTATCCCTTTTTTTTGACCCTCCCCCAGTCTTTTACATGTACTAAAGTCCCACTATTAGTTCTGCATATATATCCAAATATAAAATCCCAGAATCTGCCATGTACTGGACAGAGGACTCAAAGCATGTACGAGAAATATCTGCAAATCCTAAAAATCCACCAAGTGAACATTAGCCATTACGCAATCTAAGCAATTTTAGAGAAATACAACGTCAAATACCACCTAGCCAGTGTTTAGGCTGGCGTGACTGGTCTGCTAGTTTGTACAGTGGTGGTTAGGCGGATTTCTCGCTGCCACGCTTCATTCACGCAGTTAAGTCACTGCTTTAGCTCTTCAACACCGTTGCTTTGAGGCGGTTGGTCGTCACTTAACCCCTTCATTGAAAAGGTGGGGGCCCTGAAAAGGGCCTTTAAGTTAGTACAAAACAAGCACCTTAGCCTCCGAAGCCGTAGAGGGTGCGGCCCTGGCGCTTGAGCGCGTAGACCACGTCCATGGCGGTCACCGTCTTGCGCTTGGCGTGCTCCGTGTAGGTGACGGCGTCCCGGATCACGTTCTCCAGGAAAACCTTGAGCACCCCGCGGGTCTCCTCGTAGATGAGGCCGGAGATGCGCTTGACTCCGCCGCGGCGGGCCAGGCGCCGGATGGCGGGCTTGGTGATGCCCTGGATGTTGTCGCGCAGGACTTTGCGGTGGCGCTTAGCGCCGCCCTTGCCAAGACCCTTCCCGCCTTTGCCGCGACCTGACATCTCgagtagagaaaaaaattgtgtctgGGTGACTACAGAAACCTGCTTTTATAGGCAGCCTCTGCGGACCGGAGTGAAAGCACAAAACGCTGAGGCGGGAAGTCTCtccggggcggggggaggggccCTAAAAGCGGAACAAACTGCAAGTTGtggctttttttgttctttcagtcCTTTTAAGTCAAGATCTAAGGCTGTTTCCTCCTTTTTACATTTAGTGTGGCTCATTAAAAAATACTGTAGAAGATACATAGATGTACATGTACGtgcatgtatttttctttatcgGTTTTTGCATAACACTATCCTATTTGTAACGTTTTTCTCCTTAATGTTCGGTGGAAATGTACACCATATGCTAACTTCCTAGAAAGGATAAGATGAACTAATAAAATGATGGATTTTCAGATCTTTAAGATGGATAAATTCTCTTCCCCTAAATAGATCTGTTTATATTTCAAACACCAATTCCTTTTATGCCTACAATCATACTAATGATAGGCAGAACCACttaaaaactgaataattcaGATATGGTTTGTTGAATAGAGAAATAACAAGAGAACGAACTGGTTAGTCAGTACGGTATATTAACATTAACCATTTGAACACTTAATTTATCATACATCGAATGTATTTGATAGTGTAATTTCTATTTAATTAACTATTcagtactggaggtgtggctcgagtggtagagcgcctgttttgcaagtgtgaagccctgtgttcaaaccccagtcctgccaaaagaaaaagaaaaaaaaaaaaagctgggctcaACATCACTTTAATTGCCTATTCAAAAATTTTCTATCATCACAATTCTTGAAATTATAAATCATTTTATCAGTtacaataaataaaacttttaggGGTTTGCTTAAAATTGTTAAAACTATGTATATGCAGGGGtaaatttgttctttaataaatAACTGAAATGTTGTGTCCCCTCAACTTGAAAAACACCAAATCTGTCAATTAAGTTCTATGAATGTatctcagttttttctttttcctgaataaCATAAGGTTTCAAACATTAAATCAAACCTCAttaattttaaagtgaatttccattaatgaattaaaaattcaaatgcaaggaaaatgatttttatCTAAGAAAGGCTTATTAAAACAATTATACACATGTCATATTTTTAGTTGCATATAGTTGACTTAAAAATATACACACTCTTACTTTGCTTGTTCACTTTTTTCAGCAATAGTATAAGGGGTGCTTGaagtgcttttgctgaaaagcactgactccttaattggacccatgaattaactaacaggagaaaagcttggcatctctgcctccatttagTAAccattgtcctttgctctgagcaattctctcttgcagccacattggaatcaaggaaggacaggagtgATCAATAACATCATGTGATAAGGAAACAAAATTACCCCTAAGgaagccttgcaggacagacatcctccaaatgaggacaattacctgtaCTGACAAGGCtacaccctggagcaggagtaatcatatCTTTGGaatcagattgctcccctcaagtaatGACAGTAATAACTTTTCTGGAATTTAAGGAGTGAGAAAATGGTCAATCAGGCCCCACTGGATTAATCTGTccactggaacacacctgtgactgagactatttaactatgcatacctgcCCTctttatttaaagctaaagcttaaGTCTGTACCCAAGATGTCTAAAAATGGGCTAAGTGCTTAAATGAAGTGTCCTGAGCTGTGtaaaaaaatctcctttctctgtccttcaccattaCTATATATTTGGCATGTAGGGGGCCAGTGGCCAGACCAGACACTCCTGGAAACTTAGGAGTTTGGGTCTGAGGTCCAAAATTCAAGTTTTAGTAGCATGCAATATCCTTTTTATTCAgtgattttcttgatttttttttaatgagttacTTAGAGCAATGTTgcattacattttcaaaatattttcaaagtattccacTTAAATttcagaacattaaaaaaataagaatgaaaaacttCATTAAAAGATTTTCTGTGCTTGTGTTGCAGTAAGGGAAAACTTGCtaaatacttggaaaaaacaaaattgattCAACCTGCAGTTGTGGAATTTAGTTATGTTACAGAGGGGGCAGATGGAAGGCAATTGAAAGAATCTCGTggatgggctagaggtgtggttcatgtggtaaaggatcttgcaagcacaaaacctgtAAAACCCAGCAAACCACctccattaaagaaaaaaaaaaaaaagctagtaaaAGCCAGTGGAGGGGCAAGTTAAAAATAAGAGGCATAATTTCCTCTTGAACATAGAAGAGAGGCTTTCCTCCACTTTCTCTCAGAATTTTTCTCTAGTCTTTTCAAATGTATGCAAATACTTTTAATGGCTTAATAATTCACCCTTACAACTCAACAATGTTTCAAGGACAGGAGAGCCACCTCTTTGAAATGTAATCATCATTCAGGAAGACAATTATCCCCGTTTCCAGAGAAGGGATGCACCTAACTTCAGCTGTCACCTGCTTCCTACATGCAAAATTTATTTCTGCCTTTGCAATCTTTGTAAGATTGCCTGTGATGAGTCTCATATTCTTGGTTTAATATGCATATTCATAACaaaatttattccttttctttgagattttaattatttcctcAACATTAGTTAAGTGGAATACATTTTagactgttaaaatattttactacttTAGGGAGCCACATTAACGTCTATCATTGCTAGATGTCAGCATTTCGCCACCCTCCAATCATTTAAGCTAGGACTGGAAGTAGTTGGCTGTCTAAGTGCTAGAAACAGAAGCTAAGAGATAAATGAAAGGGGGAAAAATTAAAACGTGTACAATAAAAGTACTTAAGAATTCCAGGCAGGAAAATGAAGTTAATCAATGACTATAATAGCCCACAAGGTCTGTTCACAGTAACTTAAATGAGGCTAGTTGTGACTGTATGAAATTCCCACTTTTTAGATCTAGTGCTTTTTAACATTCTGCCCGAAGGGCCAGAATGTAAACTAAGggtttttcctgtcttttctcccctcccctccagtaGAAGACAAATGTTAagttctttttaagaaaatatggGTGGCCCTGAAAAGAGCCTTTGGTTTGGTCTTTGCTGCAAATTAGTGCAGATTCTCATTTGCCCTTGGTCTTGTGATGACTCTCAGTCTTCTTGGGCAGCAGCACTGCCTGGATGTTGGGCAGCACACCACCCTGGGCGATGGTCACTTTGCCCAGCAGCTTGTTGAGCTCCTCGTCATTGCGGATGGCCAGTTGCAGGTGGCGCGGGATGATGCGGGTCTTCTTGTTGTCCCTGGCCGCGTTGCCAGCCAGCTCTAGGATCTCGGCGGTCAGGTACTCCAGCACCGCCGCCAGGTACACCGGGGCGCCGGCTCCGACCCGCTCGGCATAGTTGCCCTTGCGGAGCAGGCGGTGGACACGGCCCACGGGGAACTGGAGACCAGCACGGGAAGACCGGGTCTTGGCCTTGGCGCGAGCCTTGCCGCCCTGCTTGCCACGTCCAGACATGACACTTTTGAAGTGTTTAAGACAAGTAGTCTGTGAAGGAAAGTGTAAGCACGGCAGTCTTTATAACCATCACTGGGCGCGAAAAAGAAGAGTTGTCATTGGTGAAGACTTTAGCTTCATTTTAACCAGTAGAAACGCGAATTTGGAATTTTCCTATCCTGATTGGAAAAAACTAACCTCTGACGGCCCTCTGAATAATCACCAATCAGAAACGGAAACTTCGCAAGCCCTTATTTGCACAGGGTTTGTAGAAACCGACCCTGCGTGCGTAGTTCCTGTTGTTTCTGTTTGTCTTTAGTGGCGGTGCTGGAAGAAGTTCACCCGAACACcgccatccccccacccccacgtACCCTGGCCCTGGGCATCCTGAGCGCATCGCGGGGGAGGCGTCTCGCCTGGCGCATTACAACAAGCGCTCGACCATCACGTCCCGGGAGATCCAGACGGCCGTGCGCCGCTGCTGCCCGGGGAGCTGGCCAAGCACGCCGTGTCCGAGGGGACCAAGGCCGTCACCAAGTAGACCAGCTCCAAGTAACTACTAAGTCGGCTGCCAACTTTTAACACTGAAGCCACCCATATTCTTAAAGAGATCTGTTTGTCTTTCTTCTGTGGTGGCTCTTAACTTGCCACAgcgtttgttttgtttgtttgttattgcttAGTGGTCTACGACCAGTTCCGATGGCCGTCAGggttaagaaatgaaaagaaaattttaattctaaGCAAATTCAGGGGTGAGACCACCAGTTTGGGTGAGTGGGACTTAAACTTGAAATTCCCGGGACTGCGGTCTTCCTCCCTCTGCGCGTCCCGATTTGGTTGCGGTGATCAGCAAAGCCAGAACGGCGGGGAGGGGACGGACCGGATATTGCGGACTCAGAGGCGTGCACAGCAGTTAGGGAAATGTCCGTTAGTCGAGCCTGcgtttgattatttttctctagtttttcCCTTTTGGGAATGAGACTTATTACTTAAGATTATGTTGGAGAGAAAGATACTTGAAGAATGTAGTTTTCAGTCTGACAGCAATGCTTTATTTCTAGCTACGATATTTTCCGTTATCCACACAATCGAAGACACTACAAGATTAAATGGCTTTGTGGGAGTGTATTAGCAGTTTGAGAATTTATTCCAGAGTTGAAATTAAAGCTCCTTTCCTTGACATTTTTAAGTTCCAGGTCATTCATTGAGGTTTCTAATGACAATCAGTCAATATTTTTCTAGGTTATAGCTATTCAAAATTATGTCTGGTaaaaacaacaccaaaaacaatttatagagaATTTGGAAGCTTCCCCTATGGCTGGTTTTAAAAGGTAGTAATTCTAAATAAACCTGTAAATAAATTACAAACTACTTTATATAAATGGATCTAAATTTAATACGGCAATAATATCTAGAGCAATAGGAGTCTCATTCAGTTCACTGTGAAATATACTCCCCATCCCCCCAcacccttttttttgagacaaggttttccCTATAGCCTTGAACTCAAACTTGATTTTCCTGCTCCAGtttccttagtgctgggattatagcagtgtACCGCCATGCCTAGCTGctgttccctgttttttttttttttttttctcttcgtGGGTGTGTGGTTCGAAATCAGCCTccagcttgcaaggcaggctcactaccacttgagcctactTAAAATCTTACCTGCTTTCTgaaatttcttccctttttgaaCTTCTCTAATCACTTGTCCAGCATTTGAAAACTGCCTCCCTATACTCAACTACATATATATTACGTATGTCTATTTTGATTGTTGTTTCTAGTTTGCTTTTTATGTGTTCTCTATAAAGTGCACTCGTCCTGAAAAcaaaaggggaaagggaaaaacaaatattttcttttgccatTGTTATCCCACACTAATGATAACTAAGAACTGTGAATAAACAGAACACAAATGTCTTTTATGTTATACTTGTTATGTCACTTGATCTTCTGATATTTTTCCCAAGTtaaatcctttttgtttgttttgctttatagGTTATAGGAAACAGAGTAACAAGCAGAATTTGTCAGAAAAAGGGAATTGTGATGGAAGATGACTTAAAAGCATATTATCTATTCACAGTGAAAATTTATAgactcagtttttgaaaactTTACAGAATTGATGAAGTCACAATTCAGAAGACTAAACTATTAAGCATTTACTTTTGGGTTATTTGCATCTTGGTAGAGTCCCTGTAAGAATAAGAATGATGGGGCTGGGTGGTAGTTCagtgagttcaatccctagcacttaaataaataagtaaggtTTAATCCTttgctttaaaaactaaatggTATCAATTCAACCCACCACTAATCAATCTCAATTAGTTCAAAGCCAAACTATCACAgtatatcattaaaaaaattaacattgtgATGTatttatatgcacacacacacaccaacatgtatattttatcacaaaataaacatatttattgCTCAGAATATTTGGAATTGACAGGAATTTCTGAGAAATCACAAACCAGAATTATGTCTGTTTAGGGTATAGCTTTAAATGAAAtagaagtacttttttttttggtgatggtgctAGGGATGAAATCCAAGGCCTggagtgctctaccattgagctacatccccagccttagaAATAGCTGCTTTTAAGATACTTTTTCCAACAAGCAGTATCAAATAatgatatttcctttttcttgtgggcatgtctttcttttaaaatcttttaaatgagTGCTCACTTTGGcaacacatatactaaaattggaatgatctAGAGAAGATAAGTATGGCCCCTGGGTAAGGATGACATCCAAGTTTGTGAAATGATcccttaaacaaaaaagaaaaagaaatctacattGATTATTAAAATCAGGTACCCATTAAGCCAGGTGAATAGTAACATAAACACAAAATCATGCAGATATCTATTCTTCAGTTAAATCATCATTGCTGTGTTAGTTTCATtataatatacattttctttattttgatatGCAACCATGTTTAGTCTTCATTGTATAAAGACATAATTTACATTGTGTATATGAAAGagtagaattttttaatttaaaaatacggATTTTTGCAGAACTTGTTTcatatatcattattattttgcttaGTTGTTGTGAGTATATCTATATTCATTTACTGTGGAAATTGCATTATTCACTTGACATTCAGAAACCAGACGAATATACCTGTGcttctcactattttttttttttttcagtactggtgtttgaactcaggacctacaccttgagccacaccaccagcccatttttgtgacttttttttgagatagggtcttgagaactgtttgcctgggctggcttcgaactgtaatcctcctgatctctgcctactgagtagctaggattacaggagtgggcCACTGGCACCCGACTTGCTTCTCACTATTACTTGCATATTATCAGATCTGTAAAATTGAAGTCTATATACATCAATATGTGATGATTCTGTGGAGATGACATAAACGACCCTGCTAGAGCAAGCAAGTGACTTATATTCCAATTATTTCTACTTCTGAAACTTAggtctattttaaaatttcttaacaaTGAGGGGTTTTCTATAAGTCATTGATTAAGGCTATCTAAGTTAGAAATTTTGCCCTGCCACTTGCTATGAAGCATTGACAAATTACTTTCTTTGCCTACCCACCTCATTTTATGAGCTGAGATGAGCATGGTGTGGTAGTgcccatctataatcccagcatttaggaggcaaagacaggaagtAATCTttctgagttcaaggacagcctgggctacttagtgataTCGTCTCAAAAAAAATAGATATGTAATAGTGTGTCacaagttaatatttttaatatacttaGAACAATGTCCTGTATATAGTAAACATTCAACATATGTGAGTAATACTACTGACACTAACAGTAATAGTAGTGTTAGAAACAGTAATATAATATTGCTCCATTCAGGAGTGTCCTTAGAGAGTTACTGCCTCTGGGCAGAGTTTGGAGCATTATATTTCACTGTTTAGTTTTTCTAGAAGGATACTGATCTACGATCTTTAATTCATGTGCTTGGCTAATAGTTTGTCTGTTTGGAGGTTGTTGACAAGAAGTTTTGGGGAAGAGTGATGTGGATGAATTTCTTAGAATGGTCCCGGAGGATAAGAATAAGATCCCCTGTGAATGCTAACTATATAAGGCCCACTCTTCAGAGGAGGCTGTCAGTTATCAACATATAATATCAACCATGTGGGTGTTACTTGGTCTCTTTTCATAGCACTCCACCTACTGTCCAAACAATTTGTAAATGAAATGACCAGGGTGGCAATGGTAGAGATATGTGAGATCTGCAGTGTAGACAGCTCTCCAAGGATGACTTGGATACCAGTACAGCTAAGTGTCCCATGTGCCAGGGCAAATATGCTTGTATTATTGCAACTATTTTGTCATAGACGAGGCATGCATTTTTGTTCATTGAGTTTGTTTAATGAGATATGGATTTGTGTTATTCTAGATTTGAATGTGCTTCACTTTCTCTTATGCTATCAAGACCATCTATGATGTTACTAGTTTTTATCttgtatttcacattttaaaaactcatttctaTACATGACAGAGAAGAGGTAATGCAATGCATGGATGGCCATGGTGAacattggtttctttttcttttcttttttcttttgcagcactgaggactgaacctagggcctctcacttgctaggcaagtgctctaccactgagtgacaccTCCAGCCTCTCAGTAGTCTTAATAAGCACCAAATCCCTCATAAGTGTAGGTCCCTTGAAGAATTTAGCAGCTTATTGGAGTGCTGTTCAATAGGGCATTATATATGTGCTGAATAGCGATTTAAAAATAGGTATAATTTCTCCCATTACCAATATACATCGGTTAGAAAGCTGAGAAGTAGAAATGGACTGGTACCTCTCATATTACACTTAAGAACGAACTCaagaaaattttgctttttttctttgcatcttaggactttctcttttagaaaaagagaaatacttcCACCAGTACACAGAGATGAATCTGTTAA from Castor canadensis chromosome 8, mCasCan1.hap1v2, whole genome shotgun sequence carries:
- the LOC109684191 gene encoding histone H2B type 1-H, whose translation is MPDPAKSAPAPKKGSKKAVTKAQKKDGKKRKRSRKESYSVYVYKVLKQVHPDTGISSKAMGIMNSFVNDIFERIAGEASRLAHYNKRSTITSREIQTAVRLLLPGELAKHAVSEGTKAVTKYTSAK
- the LOC109684190 gene encoding histone H2A type 1-J, whose protein sequence is MSGRGKQGGKARAKAKTRSSRAGLQFPVGRVHRLLRKGNYAERVGAGAPVYLAAVLEYLTAEILELAGNAARDNKKTRIIPRHLQLAIRNDEELNKLLGKVTIAQGGVLPNIQAVLLPKKTESHHKTKGK
- the H4c9 gene encoding histone H4, giving the protein MSGRGKGGKGLGKGGAKRHRKVLRDNIQGITKPAIRRLARRGGVKRISGLIYEETRGVLKVFLENVIRDAVTYTEHAKRKTVTAMDVVYALKRQGRTLYGFGG